The Motilibacter peucedani DNA window GCGACGCCCTTCGTCACGCCGCTGTCGGACTTCTACCGCGTCGACACGGCGCTGGTCGTGCCGCGCGTGCGCGCCGAGGACTGGACCCTGCGCATCACCGGCGAGGTCGCGCGCCCGCTGACCCTCACGTTCGACCAGCTGCTCGCCCGGCCGATGGTCGAGCGGTGGGTGACCCTGACCTGCGTCTCGAACGAGGTGGGCGGCGACCTCGCCGGCACCGCCCGCTGGCTCGGGGCGCCGCTCGCCGACCTGCTGCGGGAGGCCGGCCCGCTGGACGGCGCCGACATGGTGCTGAGCCGCTCGAAGGACGGCATGACGATCGGGACGCCGCTCGCCGCCCTGCTCGACGGGCGCGACGCCCTGCTGGCCGTCGGCATGGACGGCGCGCCGCTGCCGCTGGAGCGCGGGTTCCCTGTGCGCATGGTCGTGCCGGGGCTCTACGGATACGTGTCGGCGACCAAGTGGGTCGTCGAGCTGGAGGTGACCCGCTTCTCCGACGCCACCGCCTACTGGTCGAGCCGCGGCTGGTCGGAGCAGGCGCCGGTCAAGACGGCGTCCCGCATCGACGTCCCGCGCAGCCGGGCGAGCGCCGGCCGGGTGCAGGTCGGCGGCGTCGCGTGGGCCCAGCACCGGGGCGTCTCGAAGGTCGAGGTCCGCGTCGACGGCGGCGACTGGGCGCAGGCCGAGCTGCTCCCCGTGCCGAGCGCCGACACCTGGCGCCAGTGGCGCTGGGAGTGGGACGCGACCGAGGGCGAGCACGAGCTGGAGGTGCGCGCCACGGACGGTACGGGTGCGGTGCAGACCGCGCGCCGCGCGGCTCCGGCCCCGGACGGCGCCACGGGCTACGACTCCCGGACGGTGCGGGTGTCCGGGGCGCGGACCTAGCGCAGCGGCTTGGCCATCCAGCGGTGCGGGATGCCGGCGTCGTCGAACTCGTCGCCGAACGCGGCGTAGCCCAGCCGCTCGTAGAACGGCATGGCCTGCACCTGCGCGCCGAGCACGCAGCGCTCGAGCCCGAGCCGGCGCCCCTGGTCCTCGACCACGGCGACGAGCTGGCGGCCCAGGCCGGTGCCGCGCGCCGGCTTGCGCACGGCCAGCCGGCCCAGGTGCGCGACGCCACCGTCCTCGGCGACCAGGCGCACGGTGCCCATCGGCTCGTCGCCGAGGAAGGCCACCCAGTGGGTCGCGACCGCGTCGAGGTCGTCGCGCTCGAGCTCGACGGGCACCTGCTGCTCCTCGACGAACACCTCGAACCGGATGCCCCACGCGAGCGCGAACCCGTCGTCGCCGTGGACCTGCTCGATGCGTACGCCTGCCGCCTGCATGCGCACCATCCTCGCCGACGCGCCGACGGCGTCCCGCTCACCCCATGGTCTTCTGCCCGTCGATCGTCTCGCGCAGGATGTCGGCGTGACCGGCGTGCTGCGCGGTCTCGGCGGCGATGTGGAGCAGTGCCCGCCGGGCCGACCAGCGGGCGCCCGGCGCGAACCACGGCGCCTCGGGCAGCGGGTGCGAGGCGTCCAGGTCGGGCAGCGTGGCGACGAGGTCGTCGGTGTGTGCCGCGACGGCGTCGTAGTCGGCGAGCAGCGCCTCCATCGTGTCGTCCTCGGTCAGCGCGAAGCCGCGGGCCCACTCGTCCTCCCCCGCCGTCGTCAGCGCGCCGGCCCCGCCCTCGAGGAACGCGACCCACTGGCGCTCCACCGCCGTCACGTGCTTGACCACCCCGCCGGGGCACAGCTCGCTCGCCGTGGGGCGCAGCCGCACCTGGGTCTCGTCGAGCCCGCGCACGGTGTAGCGGAGGAACCCGCGCGCCGTGCGCAGCAGCTCCAGCAGGTCGGCCCGCTCCTGCGGGAGCGCTGCTGCGGCGACGCTGACCTGCTGGGTGGTCGTGGTGCTCATGGCGGTGCCTCCTCGTGGTTGCCGGGCGACCGTCGCCCTGCACTCACCACGCTAGGAACCCCAACGGCCACCTTCTGACCGCAATCGCGGCAGACTTGCCGACATGGGCGCTACCGGCACACGGATGCTGCAGCTGATGTCGCTGCTGCAGAGCTCGCGCTACTGGGCGGGCGCCGAGCTCGCCTCCCGGCTGGAGGTGTCGCCCCGTACCCTGCGCCGCGACGTCGAGCGCCTGCGCGAGCTCGGCTACCCCGTCGAGGCCCGCCGCGGGGTCGACGGGGGCTACCAGCTGGCCCCCGGGGCGTCGCTCCCGCCGCTGGTGCTCGACGACGAGGAGGCCGTCGCCCTCGCCCTCGGTCTCCAGGCCGCTGCCCAGTCGGCCGTCGAGGGCATGGCCGAGTCGTCGGTGCGGGCTCTCGCGAAGGTCGTCGGGGTGATGCCCCGGCGGCTGCGGCGACGCGTCGAGGCGCTGACTGCGGCGACCGAGACGTCCTCGTGGCAGGGCGTCGGCCCGGCGGTCGACCCAGCGACCCTGACGACGCTCGCCCAGGCCTGCCGCGACGCCGAGCGGGTCGAGATGGACTACACGGCAGCCGACGGGCAGCGCTCGCACCGCCACGTCGAGCCGCACCGCCTGGTCCCACTTGGTCGCCGGTGGTACGTCGTGGCCTATGACGACGACCGCTCGGCCTGGCGCAGCTTCCGCGCCGACCGCATCTCGGGCGCCCGCGTGACGGGTGAGCGCTTCGCGCCACGCAGGCTGCCCGCGGACGACGCCGTCGACTTCGTGCGCTCGGGCGTCCGCGGAGAGCAGGCGGGGTACGCCGTGGTCGCCACCGTGCACGCGTCCGCTGCCGAGGTGGTGGCGAAGATCGGGCGGTGGGCGACGGTGACCTCCGACGAGGGGGAGCACTGCCGCATCACGATGCACGCCGATGCGGCGGAGTGGCCGTTGATGGCGCTCGGCTCGCTGCAGGCCGAGTTCCGCATCGAGGCGCCCGAGGAGCTGCGCGACGAGGCGGCGGCGTGGGGTGCCCGCGTCGCCCGCGCGGGGGCTGCCGCGACCTGACGCTGCCGGCACCGCAGACTGGACGGCATGTCGGCCCGCCTCCCGTTGCGCGCGTGCTTCCCGCCACCGCAGGACCTCGGCCGCGCCGGTGACGCAGGGGTCGTGGAGCCGGGCGGCGTGCTCCAGCGTCGATGGGCCGACCGCCTGCTGCTCACGGGTGGGCCGGCGGCGATCCTCATGCAGGTCGCCCACCCGCTCGTCGCTGCCGGGGTGACGCACTCGGACTACCGGGAGCGCCCGGGCCACCGGCTGCTCGCGACGCTCGAGCTGACCCTCGCCGTCACCTTCGGCGACACCTCGCAGGCGCGCGCCGCCGTGGCTCGCGTCGCGCGGCGGCACACGAGCATCAACGGCACCCTCGACGAGCCGGCGGGGCCGCTGCCGCGCGGCACCGCGTACGACGCCACCGACCCCGAGCTGGCGCTCTGGGTCTACGCGACCCTCGTCTGGACAGCCCTGCGGGTGCACGAGGTGCTGGGACACCCGCTGCCGACGGACGAGCTCGAGGACTACTGGCAGCAGTCCAAGCCGTTCGCCCGGCTCTTCGGCGTCGGCGACGACCTGCTGCCCGGCAGCTTCGAGGACTTCACGAGGTACGTGGAGGGCACCGTCGCCGGTCTGGTGGTCACCGACCCTGCGCGCTCCGTGCGCGACGACATGCTGCAGCCACGGCTCTGGCCGCCGGTCCCTGGTGCCGGGCCGGTGGTGCGCGCCGTCACGGCGGCGCTGCTCCCCCCGTCGCTCGCCACTGCGTACGCCGTCGACCTGACGCCCCGTCGCCGGCTCGCGGTGCGGCTGCTGGGCAGCGTCGCGCGAGTGGTCTGGCCGCGGCTACCCCTGCGGCTTCGGGAGTTCCCGCACGCCGCCGTCGCGCGGCACCGGATCTCGCTGCGCTCGGACGAGACCTCTGCGAAGGTGTAGCCATGGACGACAAGCAGATCCTCGCGCAGGTGCACACCCTCGTCGAGCAGGAGCACCGGCTGCGCAGCGCCGTCGCCGCCGGCTCGCTGACCAGCGAGGAGGAGCAGGCGCAGCTGCGGGTCGTCGAGGAGGAGCTCGACCAGTGCTGGGACCTGCTCCGGCAGCGCCGGGCGCGCACGGAGTTCGGCGAGGACCCGGCGTCGACGGCGGCCCGGTCGACCTCGACGGTCGAGGGCTACGTCCAGTAGTCGCCCGCGCAGACCTGTTCATGCTCCGCCCAGCGGAGTATGTTCGCGACATGGGATCGCAGAGGCTGCAGGAGCCGTCGTTCCTCATCCTCACGGCGCTCGCTGCCGGCCCGCAGCACGGCTACGGCGTCCTCAAGGACGTGGAGGACCTGTCCGGCGGGGCGGTCGTGCTTCGCGTCGGGACGCTCTACGGCGCCCTGGACCGTCTCGCCGGCGAAGGTCTCGTCGTGGTGGACCGCGAGGAGGTCGTCGACTCGCGGCTACGCCGCTACTACCGGCTCACCCCCAGCGGCGTGAGGCGCCTCCACGCCGAAGCCTCCCGAGCTCAGACGCAGGCTCGCGCGGCACTGCGCCGGCTGCGCACGGCCGGCGGCACGGCATGAGCCTGGAGAGGGCCTACCGCCTGCTGCTGCTCAGCTTCCCGCCTGCCAGCCTGCGCGACGGCGGCGAGGAGGAGGACCTCAGCGTCCTGCTCGCCGCGGCACGGCCCGGCCAGGGACGTCCTGATCTCGCCGAAGCCGCGGCGCTCGTACGCTGCGGACTGGGCCTCCGCGCCCGACGAGTGCAGCGCGACCACGGGCGCTTGCCGGAGTCGCCCTGGCGTGCCTGCTCGGCATGGTCGCCGTCGCCCTCGCGGGGCAGGCGCTGGTCCTGCGCGGCCAGCTCTGGTCCGGAGCGGCAGGATCATCCATTCCGCTCCTGCCGGTCGAGCTCCCCCACCACCTCCCCGTGCCGGCACCTGTGAGCGGACACCCCAGCGGCCCGGCGATCGCCGCCTACGCATCGGGCGACGAGTGGGAGGACTACGAGGTGCTGGTCTCGGCCTACGGCAGGACGCTTCGGAGATCGAAGCCAGGCCTGCTCTCACCGCACGGTCGCTACCTCGCGTACGTCGAGCCGCCGGACCACGGCGTGCCCTACGTAGGGCCGGTGCTCCTGCACGTGCTCGACCTGGTCACGGGCAAGACCCGCACGATCAGCGCGGCACAGCTCTCGAGTTCCGCCGACGTGCTCGACTGGAGCGGCGACGAGACGCGCCTCGTGGTCTTCGCGGGAGGAGGTCTCCGTGTGGTCGACATGGCCCACGACTCCCTCGGTCCGCTCATCGCGGGCGAGACAGCCGCGCTCTCGCGCTCGTCCGACTTGGCCGTGCAGGTCGGCGCGGAGGTCGACCTCTACCGCGGTGGCGCGCTGGTGCACCGCTTGCCCGTCCCGCCCGGGCTGGCGCTCGCCAGGTCGGGCTGGTCGCCGGGCGGGCGACGGCTCGTTCTCACCCGCCCGCAGTCCGATCGCACCGGCGTCGCCGCCGTGCTGGACGTGCGGTCCGGAGCGGTGACACCGCTGCACGGCGGTGAAGCCGTCGCCTGGCGCAGTCCCTCCAGCCTGGTGACGCGGACGTGGCAAGGGGGCCGGCCGGTGCTCGCTGCCCTCGACACGGACACCGGCCACTCCTCAACGCTCGCTGCCGCACCGGCCGCCGCAGGCTCGATCCAGCTGGCCGGTGAGCTGCTGCCTTCGGCCGTCGTGGACCGACCGGACCGGACGCCTGGACAGAGGGCCGGTGTCGTGGCTCTCCTGGCTTGCGCTCGGCAGCCCCACCGCCCTCGTGCTGCTCCTCGCAGCCCTGCTCCCAGTGCCCACGTCCGCGCGCCGGCGGCGCACACCCCAGCAGCGCCAGGCGACCACGGGGTGGGCTGTGCTGGGTGTGCTGACGCTGATGGTCGTGGTGCCGCTGTACGCCTTTGTCACCGTGGGCACCGGACCGGACGTCCATCTGCTGCACCTCGCGGCCCTCCTCGTGTGCGCCGCCGCAGCGATGGCGACACGCAGCCTCCGGTTGGCCGGGAGTCGCCGGATCTCCTGACCTGACCTCAGACGGCTGCGGTCGCGAAGTAGCTGCCCGCATGGAGGTCCTCGAGCAGGGTCGGCCCGGAGGGCGTCCACCCGAGCCGCTGCTGGGTGAGGACGCTCGAGGCCGCCATGTCGCCGGCGAAGAAGGCGCCGATCCACCCGAAGTGGTCGGCGGCCGCCTCGGGGGCGACGCTCTCGACCGGCAGACCGAGCCCACGGCCGATGGCCTCGGCGATGGTGCGTGCGGTCACGCCCTCCTCGGCGACGGCGTGGACGACGGAGGGGGCCGACGGGTCCTCGAGCGCCAGGCGTACGAGCCGGGCCGCGTCATCGCGGTGCACGGCCGGCCAGCGGTTCGAGCCGTCGCCGACATAGGCCGAGGTTCCCTGCTCCCGGGCGACCGCGACCAGCCGCGCGACGAAGCCGTGGTCGCCGGCACCGTGCACCGTCGGGGCGAAGCGCACGGCCACCGGGCGGATGCCGCGCTCGGCGTACGACAGGGCGAGCGCCTCGGCGCCGCCGCGCGGCGCCTGCGGGCCGGAGAAGGGCGACGCGTCCTCCTCGGTCACGACGCCGCCCGGGCACAGGAGGGCGACGCCTGCCGCGAGCAGGAGCGGGCGCCCCGTGCCCTCCAGCACGTCTCCGAAGGCCTCGACCGCGGCCCGCTCGGTACGCGCCGCGCCGGCCATGTCGGAGAAGTCGTGCTTGAAGCCCAGGTGGACGACCGCGTCGGCCGCGGCGGCGCCTGCACGCAGGCTCTCGACGTCGTCCAGGCTGCCGCGGTGGGCCTCGAGACCCCGGTCCTGGAGCGTCTGCGCCGCCTGCTCCGATCGGGCGAGGCCCAGCACGGAGTGGCCGGCGGCCTGCAGCTCGGCCGAGACGGCAGAGCCGATCCATCCCGACGCACCGGTGACGAAGACGCGCATGCAGACCTCCTGAAGACGTGCGCCCGACGGTGATGTCAGTCGCTGTCATGAGACGCTAGCACCGGATGTCAGCCTCTGTCATCACTAGGATGGCGGCGTGGTCAGATGGGAGCCCGACGCCAAGGGCCGCCTCGTGGGGGCAGCGCTCGAGCTGTTCGCCGACGGCGGCTTCGAGAGCACGACCGTGGCCCAGCTGGCCGACCGTGCCGGCGTGACCGAGCGCACCTTCTTCCGCCACTTCGCCGACAAGCGCGAAGTGCTGTTCGACGGATCCGCGGCCCTGCAGGACGAGGTCCTCGCTGCCATCGCGTCGGCGGCCCCGGACCTGTCCGCCGTGGACGTCGTGGCCGGCGCCTTCCGAGCAACAGCGCCCTTCCTCGAGCGGCGACGCGAGTTCGCGGGCCAGCGCTCAGCGGTCATCGCCGGCAACCCGGGCCTCCTCGAGCGCGAGCTGCTCAAGATGACTGCGCTGGTGGAGGCCTCTGCCGGGGCGCTGCGGGAGCGCGGCGTGCCCGAGCCCGCCGCCACGCTCGCGGCCGAGGCCGGCGTGCTGGCCTTCCGACTCGGCTTCGCCCAGTGGGTCACCGACACCTCACGCCCGCTCGCCGACTGCATCGCCGCGACGCTGGCCGACCTCAAGGTCGTCGCCGCCGGCTGACTCCCGGGCACGCCGGAAGGGCTGCTCCGAGTCCCCACGACGTTCACCTCGCGTTCGCCCCGACGATCCGCCGGCTGGCTAGCGTCGCGGCATCGACTGCGCCTAGGCCGAAAGGGCTGCCATGTCCACGACGGACCGCCGTACCTTCCTCAAGATGCTGGGAGTGCCGGCCCTCTCGGCCGCACTGCCCGTCGACCTGTCGAAGGCCTTGTCCATCAAGGCCCACGACCGCACCCGCAGCATCGAGGACGTCGAGCACGTCGTCTTCCTCATGCAGGAGAACCGGTCCTTCGACCACTACTTCGGCACGCTGCGTGGAGTGCGGGGGTTCGCCGACCCGCGGGTCGTTCGTCTGCCTTCGGGAAGGTCGGCGTGGCACCAGCCGGACGGTGCTGGCGAGCTGCTGCCGTTCCGTCCGCCCGTGCAGGACCTGGGCACGACCTTCCTGCCCGACCCGCCGCACGGCTGGAACGACACCCACGCCGCCTGGAACGGCGGGCGGCACGACGCGTTCGTCCCCAACAAGGGCGTGTCGTCCATGACGTACCACACGCGCGAGGACCTGCCCTGGCAGTACGCGCTCGCTGACGCGTTCACGGTGTGCGACAACTACCGCTGCTCGCTCCTCGGCCCGACCGACCCGAACCGCTACCACATGTGGACCGGCTGGGTCGGCAACGACGGCAGCGGCGGCGGACCCGTCATCACCAACGCCGAGGCGGGCTACGACTGGTCGACCTATCCCGAGAGGCTGCAGCAGGCGGGCGTCTCGTGGAAGGTCTACCAGGACGTCGGCGACGGGCTCGACTCCGCCGGGTTCTGGGGCTGGACCAGCGACCCCTTCATCGGCAACTACGGCGACAACTCGCTGCTCTACTTCCACCAGTACCAGGACGCCGCACCCGGCTCGCCGTTGGCCGACCGGGCGAAGACGGGGACCGAGGTCAAGGCGCAGGGACGCGACCCCGAGCGCCTGCTCGACCAGTTCCGAGCTGACGTACGCGCCGGGCGCCTCCCGCAGGTCTCCTGGCTCGTGCCGCCGGAGGCCTACTCGGAGCACCCGAACTGGGCGCCCGACTTCGGCGCGTGGTACGTCTCGCAGGTCATCGACATCCTGGCCTCGAACCCCGAGGTGTGGAGCAAGATGGCGCTCTTCATCACCTACGACGAAGAGGGCGGCTTCTTCGACCACATGGTGCCACCCACTCCGCCGACGTCGGCTGCTGATGGGCTGTCCACCGTGGCGACCACGAACGAGGTCTTCGGTGGTAGCACCGACCACCCGGCTGGTCCCTACGGCCTCGGCATGCGCGTCCCGATGATCGTCGTGTCGCCGTGGACGCGTGGCGGCTGGGTGAACTCGGAACTCTTCGACCACACGTCGCTGATCCAGTTCCTCGAGAGGCGGTTCGGCCGCGGCGGTACGCTGCGCGAGAGCAACATCACGCCGTGGCGGCGGGCGGTCACCGGCGATCTGACCAGCGCCTTCGACTTCCGCTCGCCCAACCGGTCGTCTGTGCCGGAGTTGCCGGGCACCGCCTCGTTCAAGCCTCGGGACCTCACGCGGCAGCCGGACGAGGTGCTCGTGGCGCCCGCCGCTGCGGACGTGCCGGCTCAGGAGCGAGGCGTTCGACCGGCCCGTGCTCTGCCCTACGAGCTGCACGCCGACGGCTCGGTCCTGGCCAGCAGGCTGCACCTGGCGTTCGCCAACACCGGGGAGGCGGCGGCCGTCCTCCAGCTGCGGAGCGCCGACCCCGGCGCGGCCCCCCGCACCTACACCGTCGGTGCAGGTCATGAGCTGGCTGACACCATCGCCGTGGCGGGGCCGGTCTACGACTACGAGATCCACGGTCCCAACGGGTTCTTCCGCGGCCTGCGCGGAGGCACGAGCGCCGGGTGCGTCGACGTCGGCGTGACCACGACGTACCACCACCAGAGGATCCAGCTCGCGCTGACCAACAACGGGGACGCCAAGGTCGACGTGACGGTGCACGAGCGCTACAGCGGCGAGACGACGACCCTGTCGGTGCAGCCGCGGGTGACCCGCTCGCGTTCCTGGTCGCTGCACGACAGCGGGGGATGGTACGAGTTGACCGTCATCGCTGCTCAGGACGACGGCTTCGTGCGCGTCTACGCCGGGCACCTGGAGAACGGGCGTGACAGCATCACCGACCCGCTCATGGGCGGGCTGCTCGACTCCGCGGCACCCGTCCGGGCCTGAGGCGGCGGGAGGGCAGCTCAGGGCTACGGTGACGCACGTGACCGATGCCTTCCAGCTTCCCGAGCTGCCCTTCGCGACCACCGCGTCGCACCCGGAGGTGTGGAGCCGCGATGCGGGCACACAGTCGCTGACCGGGCAGGCGCTGCCGCACTCGGACTTCTACGTCAACCCGGGCGGCGACGACGCCGGCGACGCCGCGTCGATGGGCAACGCGGCCACTCTGCTCGGCACGCCGCCGGAGGGTGACTTCCAGCTCAGCGCGCGCGTCACCGTCGATTTCCGCTCGCAGTACGACGCGGGCGTCCTCATGGTGTGGGGCCACGAGACCGAGTGGGCGAAGCTCTGCTTCGAGTTCTCGCCCGCCGGTGACCCGATGGTCGTCAGCGTCGTCACCCAGGGCGTCTCCGACGACGCGAACGCCTTCGTCGTGCCCGGGCGCACGGTCGGGCTGCGCATCTCCCGCACCGGCCGCGTCTACGCGTTCCACGCCGCGACCGACGGCTCCACCTGGCAGCTCGTCCGCGTCTTCCGCCTCGGCGACGGCTCGCCGGGCCACCGGGTCGGCTTCGAGGTGCAGTCGCCCACCGGCGAGGGCTGCGCCGTGCGCTTCGAGCAGGTCTCGTTCCGGCAGGAGCGGCTCGCCGACCTCAGGGACGGGAGCTGACCGCTGGACCGCACCCCTGCGTACCCGGCTCCTCGACGTCCGCGAGCGCGGCGAGCGCGACCGCCCTCGACCGCTCGGCGGGGGTGAACGGCTCACCCGGCCGCTGCAGCAGCAGGGGCCCCGCCCCTGCGGAGCGGACCAGCATGGTGTCGACGAGGACGCCGTCGGCGTCGTCGCTCGCCGGCTCGTCCAGCGGGGTCGCCACGTGCGCGCGGAGCAGCTCGGCGAGCACGGCCGGGAGCGAGCCGGGGTCGCGGGCCAGCCGGCCGGCCAGCCGGAGCACGCGCGTCGGCTCGTCGACGTAGTCGTGCAGGTCGCCCGGCCACACCGACGCACCGCGCCCACCCGCGAGCTCGGCGGCGCGCAGCAGCAGGGCAGGGTCGGCGCCGACGGGCAGAGCGAGCAGCAGCTCGTCGACGGCGCCGCCCGCGGGCAGCGGGTGGACCGCCACCGTGAGGATGTTCGCCCGCGCCCGGGAGAGCGTCATGGCGAGCGCCGCCAGCCGGCCGCGCGAGTCGTCGACCTCCACCCGCAGGCGCCAGAGCGAGGGCTGGAGGTCGAGCGACGGTGCTGCTGTCTTCACCGCACCAGTAGGCACCGTCACCATTGCGCGGATATGTCGTAGGAGTCTCGAAGCGGTGACGGTTGCTCGGACGCAAGGTGCCCTCGGGTCCCTTCACAGCACCGGAGTTCCGCGCTACGTTCCGGCCAGCCGTCGCACGGACGGCGCACTTCCGGTCCAGGGAAGGAACAACCGGATGCGAAGGACCACATCGCTCCTCACCGTCATCGGGGCAGCGGCCCTCGGCCTCTCGGGCGTCGTCGCCGCCCCGGCCCAGGCAGCCGACTCCGACGTCACCGTCATCGCCTCGGGCCTCAACGGCCCTCGAGAGCTGCAGTTCGTCAGCGGGCGCAAGCTCGTCGTCGCCGAGTCGGACAACGGCCAGATCACCGCGGTCGACAGCCGCTCCGGCAAGAAGAAGGTCCTCGCCACAGGGCTGGTGGCGCCGCAGGGCGTCGACAGCCGCGGCAGCGCCCTCTACGTCGCCGAGGGCGAGGCCTCCGGTCCCGGCGGCGAGCCGGTGCCCGGCGGCGGCGGCACCGACCTGGTCATGGTCAAGGGCGGGCACGACCGCCAGGTCAAGGACCTGATGGCCTACGAGCTCGCCAACAACCCCGACGGGCAGGTGCAGTTCGTCGACGGCCAGCCGGTCGACGCGCTGTCGAACCCCTACTACGTGCTCGCCGACACCTCGAAGGTCCTCGTGGCCGACGCCGGCGCCAACGACGTGCTCAAGATCGACCGGCGCACCGGCCGCACCTCTGTGTGGTTCTTGCCGCCTGTCGTGACGACGGGCGCCTGCGCCGGTGCCGAGAACAACCCGGGCACCACCGGCTGCGACCCGGTGCCCACCGGCATCGCGAAGGCGGGCGACGGCACCTACTGGGTGTCGACGCTGGGTGCCGAGGCGCCCGGAGCAGGGCGGATCTACCACGTCGACGCGGCCGGGCACATCATCGGGATGATCGACGGGCTCACGGCACCGACCGGTGTCGCGGTGGACGGCGCCGGCTCGGTCTACGTGTCCGACCTGCTGTTCGGCGCACCGGAGGGCGACGGCCCGCCGCCGCCCGACTTCGACCCCTCGAAGGTCGGCCGGATCCTCAAGTTCGCCGCCGACGGCACGCCCATGGGCGTCGCCCAGGTGACCATGCCCTCGGGCCTGGTGTGGCACGACGGCGCGCTGTACGCGTCGGCCTGGTCGGTGGGGATCTTCCTCGGCATCCCCGACGCGGGCCAGGTGGTGAAGGTCGGTCAGGGGGCGTTCGAGCAGATGACCTGAGCGAACAGCTCAGCACCGGAGGGGGTGGCCACTGGCTCGGCCGCGGACGACGCGGCCGGGCCAGTGCTGCTGCCCGGTGGCCCCTTCGAGCCGGGAAGCCGTCAGGAGCCGTCGGCCCGGAGCACGTCCAGCGCGTGGGCGAGGTCCGGCGGCGGCGGCGACTCGAAGTGCACCCGCTCCCCGGTCGCGGGGTGGTCGAACGAGAGCCGGGCGGCGTGCAGCCACTGGCGGGTCAGCCCCAGCCGCGCGGCCAGCGTCGGGTCGGCGCCGTAGGTCAGGTCACCGACGCACGGGTGCTTCAGGGCGCTCATGTGGACCCGGATCTGGTGCGTCCGGCCGGTCTCGAGCTCGATGTCGAGCAGCGTCGCGGCGCGGAACGCCTCGATCGTCGAGTAGTGCGTGACGCTCTCGCGCCCCCCGGCGACCACGGCCCAGCGCCAGTCGTCCCGGGGGTGCCGGCCGATGGGCGCGTCGACCGTGCCGGTCGAGGGGTCGGGGTGGCCCTGCACGACCGCGGCGTAGCGCTTCTCGACCGTGCGGTGGCGGAACGCGTCCTTGAGCACGGTGTAGGCGTGCTCCGACTTGGCGACCACCATCAGCCCGGTGGTGCCGACGTCGAGCCGGTGGACGACGCCCTGCCGCTCGGCGGCACCGCTGGTCGAGATGCGGAAGCCGGCACCCGCGAGCCCGCCGATGACCGTGGGCCCGCTCCACCCCGGTGACGGGT harbors:
- a CDS encoding phosphocholine-specific phospholipase C; the protein is MSTTDRRTFLKMLGVPALSAALPVDLSKALSIKAHDRTRSIEDVEHVVFLMQENRSFDHYFGTLRGVRGFADPRVVRLPSGRSAWHQPDGAGELLPFRPPVQDLGTTFLPDPPHGWNDTHAAWNGGRHDAFVPNKGVSSMTYHTREDLPWQYALADAFTVCDNYRCSLLGPTDPNRYHMWTGWVGNDGSGGGPVITNAEAGYDWSTYPERLQQAGVSWKVYQDVGDGLDSAGFWGWTSDPFIGNYGDNSLLYFHQYQDAAPGSPLADRAKTGTEVKAQGRDPERLLDQFRADVRAGRLPQVSWLVPPEAYSEHPNWAPDFGAWYVSQVIDILASNPEVWSKMALFITYDEEGGFFDHMVPPTPPTSAADGLSTVATTNEVFGGSTDHPAGPYGLGMRVPMIVVSPWTRGGWVNSELFDHTSLIQFLERRFGRGGTLRESNITPWRRAVTGDLTSAFDFRSPNRSSVPELPGTASFKPRDLTRQPDEVLVAPAAADVPAQERGVRPARALPYELHADGSVLASRLHLAFANTGEAAAVLQLRSADPGAAPRTYTVGAGHELADTIAVAGPVYDYEIHGPNGFFRGLRGGTSAGCVDVGVTTTYHHQRIQLALTNNGDAKVDVTVHERYSGETTTLSVQPRVTRSRSWSLHDSGGWYELTVIAAQDDGFVRVYAGHLENGRDSITDPLMGGLLDSAAPVRA
- a CDS encoding DUF1349 domain-containing protein, whose amino-acid sequence is MTDAFQLPELPFATTASHPEVWSRDAGTQSLTGQALPHSDFYVNPGGDDAGDAASMGNAATLLGTPPEGDFQLSARVTVDFRSQYDAGVLMVWGHETEWAKLCFEFSPAGDPMVVSVVTQGVSDDANAFVVPGRTVGLRISRTGRVYAFHAATDGSTWQLVRVFRLGDGSPGHRVGFEVQSPTGEGCAVRFEQVSFRQERLADLRDGS
- a CDS encoding ACT domain-containing protein, which produces MKTAAPSLDLQPSLWRLRVEVDDSRGRLAALAMTLSRARANILTVAVHPLPAGGAVDELLLALPVGADPALLLRAAELAGGRGASVWPGDLHDYVDEPTRVLRLAGRLARDPGSLPAVLAELLRAHVATPLDEPASDDADGVLVDTMLVRSAGAGPLLLQRPGEPFTPAERSRAVALAALADVEEPGTQGCGPAVSSRP
- a CDS encoding ScyD/ScyE family protein; this translates as MRRTTSLLTVIGAAALGLSGVVAAPAQAADSDVTVIASGLNGPRELQFVSGRKLVVAESDNGQITAVDSRSGKKKVLATGLVAPQGVDSRGSALYVAEGEASGPGGEPVPGGGGTDLVMVKGGHDRQVKDLMAYELANNPDGQVQFVDGQPVDALSNPYYVLADTSKVLVADAGANDVLKIDRRTGRTSVWFLPPVVTTGACAGAENNPGTTGCDPVPTGIAKAGDGTYWVSTLGAEAPGAGRIYHVDAAGHIIGMIDGLTAPTGVAVDGAGSVYVSDLLFGAPEGDGPPPPDFDPSKVGRILKFAADGTPMGVAQVTMPSGLVWHDGALYASAWSVGIFLGIPDAGQVVKVGQGAFEQMT
- a CDS encoding RluA family pseudouridine synthase; protein product: MSDVRSLEVPEGLEGERLDAGLARLFGLSRTRAAELVAEGAVQVDGAEAFKSMRLTAGATLVVELPEPPAPLEVVPLAVEGMGIVWSDDDVVVVDKPVGVAAHPSPGWSGPTVIGGLAGAGFRISTSGAAERQGVVHRLDVGTTGLMVVAKSEHAYTVLKDAFRHRTVEKRYAAVVQGHPDPSTGTVDAPIGRHPRDDWRWAVVAGGRESVTHYSTIEAFRAATLLDIELETGRTHQIRVHMSALKHPCVGDLTYGADPTLAARLGLTRQWLHAARLSFDHPATGERVHFESPPPPDLAHALDVLRADGS